In one Bacillus thuringiensis genomic region, the following are encoded:
- a CDS encoding MgtC/SapB family protein, protein MSYEFLLKLGLALFLGLFIGIDRQLKNKPLGVKTSMVISVASCLITMVSIESVHVYSVPGHTNMDPMRLAAQIVSGIGFLGAGVILRRSNDVISGLTTASMVWAASALGIAIGAGFYLQATVAMVLIILAINVLPQLVKIAGPYSLRQKDLSIKITVKEHHELDGIFKQIKNLGMHVKRVKIKDIDSGAFQQLEMVILAPEDLYTTELYSSLKEIDRVVSVEVESR, encoded by the coding sequence ATGTCATATGAATTTTTACTCAAATTAGGTTTAGCACTCTTTTTAGGATTATTCATCGGGATAGATAGGCAGCTAAAGAATAAACCACTTGGTGTGAAAACAAGTATGGTTATTTCTGTAGCAAGTTGTTTAATTACGATGGTTTCAATTGAATCTGTGCATGTATATTCTGTTCCAGGACATACAAATATGGATCCGATGCGACTGGCTGCTCAAATTGTTAGTGGAATTGGTTTTCTTGGCGCAGGTGTCATTTTACGAAGAAGCAATGACGTTATTTCTGGATTAACAACAGCTTCTATGGTGTGGGCTGCTTCAGCTTTAGGAATCGCAATTGGTGCGGGATTTTATTTACAAGCGACAGTTGCTATGGTTTTAATTATTTTAGCGATTAATGTACTTCCGCAACTTGTGAAAATTGCAGGACCGTATTCATTAAGACAAAAGGATTTATCTATAAAAATTACTGTTAAAGAGCATCATGAGTTAGATGGTATATTTAAGCAAATTAAAAATTTAGGCATGCATGTGAAACGCGTGAAAATTAAAGATATAGATAGTGGAGCATTTCAGCAACTAGAGATGGTTATTTTAGCTCCAGAAGATTTATATACAACAGAGTTATATAGTTCCCTGAAAGAGATTGATCGAGTAGTTTCAGTTGAAGTGGAAAGTAGATAA
- a CDS encoding GNAT family N-acetyltransferase, with protein sequence MMGIHIRRAIKDDIPGIAKVHVDSWKTTYKGIFADEILDNIAYEKREKQWEDIFQKEGNHQFRFVAENLSGEIVGFIDGGVERTGTYNCDGELYAIYLLQEYQGMKIGQKLFQALLSDCINNNMQSLLVWIVTNNPSKKFYEKFNPEKIDTKFLERVRREETAYCWRDLNLLQKQTAI encoded by the coding sequence ATGATGGGAATACATATTAGAAGAGCAATAAAGGATGATATACCAGGTATAGCAAAGGTGCATGTTGATAGTTGGAAAACAACTTATAAAGGTATATTTGCTGACGAAATTCTAGATAATATAGCATATGAGAAACGAGAAAAACAATGGGAAGATATTTTTCAAAAAGAAGGTAATCATCAATTTAGATTTGTAGCAGAGAATTTAAGTGGAGAAATAGTTGGATTCATCGATGGGGGAGTAGAAAGAACTGGCACATATAATTGTGATGGAGAATTATATGCAATCTACCTTTTACAAGAGTATCAAGGAATGAAAATAGGACAAAAGTTATTTCAAGCTTTATTATCGGATTGTATAAACAATAATATGCAATCACTTTTAGTTTGGATTGTTACGAATAATCCTTCTAAAAAGTTTTATGAAAAATTTAACCCTGAAAAAATTGATACGAAATTTTTAGAGAGAGTAAGGAGAGAAGAAACAGCGTATTGTTGGAGAGATTTGAATTTGTTACAAAAACAAACAGCTATATAG
- a CDS encoding IucA/IucC family protein — MQHAKQIAEHATLQSFLNCYLRETGSGEWITEDERMKSIFSNTLNRDTVPTYLCCRLSAQNVTLYGEVIYKSSTDRHLFGEQFYYQIGDSNSVITADYVTVITFLIKEMSINYGEGTNPAELMLRVIRSCQNIEEFTKERIEDTSALYGFHTTFIEAEQSLLFGHLTHPTPKSRQGILDWKSAMYSPELKGECQLHYFRAHKSIVNEKSLLSDSTTMIIKEELSNDEMVSKEFIAKYCKEDQYALIPIHPLQAEWLLHQAYVQDWIVQELLEYIGPVGKYYMATSSLRTLYHPDSKYMLKFSFPVKVTNSMRINKLKELESGLEGKEMLNTAIGEVRERFPGFDFICDPAFITLNYGTQESGFEVIIRENPFYSEHANDATLIAGLVQDAIPGERTRLSNIIHRLADLESKSCEEVSLEWFRRYMNISLKPMVWMYLQYGVALEAHQQNSVVQLKDGYPFKYYFRDNQGFYFCNSMKEMLNNELAGIGERTGNLYDDYIVDERFRYYLIFNHMFGLINGFGTAGLIKEEILLSELRSVLESFLPYNREPSTFLRELLDEDKLACKANLLTRFFDVDELSNPLEQAIYVQVHNPLVREVAVRS, encoded by the coding sequence ATGCAGCATGCGAAACAAATCGCAGAACATGCAACATTACAAAGCTTTTTAAACTGTTATTTAAGAGAAACAGGGAGTGGAGAATGGATTACAGAGGATGAAAGAATGAAAAGTATCTTCAGTAATACGTTGAATAGAGATACAGTCCCCACATATTTATGTTGTCGGCTATCGGCACAGAACGTTACTTTGTATGGAGAAGTTATATATAAATCATCAACAGATCGCCATTTGTTTGGAGAACAATTTTATTATCAAATTGGAGATAGTAATTCTGTTATTACAGCAGATTACGTTACAGTTATTACGTTTTTAATAAAAGAGATGTCTATCAACTACGGAGAAGGAACGAATCCTGCGGAACTTATGCTTCGAGTTATCCGTAGTTGTCAAAATATTGAGGAATTTACAAAAGAGAGAATAGAAGATACATCCGCATTATACGGTTTTCATACAACTTTTATAGAAGCGGAGCAATCTTTATTATTTGGGCATTTAACTCATCCTACACCAAAGAGTAGACAGGGGATATTGGATTGGAAAAGTGCAATGTATTCTCCAGAATTAAAAGGAGAATGTCAGCTTCATTATTTTCGGGCACATAAAAGTATAGTAAATGAAAAATCATTATTATCAGATTCTACAACAATGATTATAAAAGAAGAATTAAGTAATGATGAGATGGTTAGTAAGGAATTTATAGCGAAGTACTGTAAGGAAGATCAATATGCATTAATTCCAATTCATCCGCTTCAGGCAGAATGGCTCTTGCATCAAGCTTACGTACAAGATTGGATAGTTCAAGAATTGCTTGAGTATATTGGTCCTGTAGGTAAGTATTATATGGCAACATCATCACTAAGGACGCTATATCATCCCGATTCGAAGTATATGCTTAAGTTTTCATTTCCGGTGAAAGTAACGAATTCAATGCGTATTAATAAACTGAAAGAACTTGAGAGTGGTCTTGAAGGGAAGGAAATGTTAAATACGGCTATTGGTGAAGTACGAGAAAGATTTCCAGGATTTGATTTTATTTGTGATCCAGCCTTTATTACATTAAATTATGGAACACAAGAATCTGGATTTGAAGTGATTATTCGCGAGAACCCTTTTTATAGTGAACATGCAAATGACGCAACATTAATTGCTGGACTAGTTCAAGACGCTATACCTGGAGAGCGTACGCGGTTATCGAATATTATTCATCGTCTAGCAGATTTAGAAAGTAAAAGCTGTGAAGAAGTAAGCTTAGAGTGGTTTAGACGATATATGAATATTTCTTTAAAGCCAATGGTATGGATGTATTTACAGTATGGTGTTGCATTAGAAGCTCATCAGCAAAATAGTGTTGTTCAGCTAAAAGATGGTTATCCGTTCAAATATTATTTCCGTGATAATCAAGGATTTTATTTCTGTAATTCAATGAAAGAGATGCTTAATAATGAATTAGCTGGTATTGGAGAACGTACTGGAAATTTATATGACGACTATATTGTGGATGAGAGATTTCGTTACTACTTAATTTTCAATCATATGTTTGGCCTCATTAATGGTTTTGGCACAGCAGGATTAATTAAGGAGGAAATTCTTCTTTCGGAATTAAGGTCTGTACTTGAATCATTCCTTCCATATAACCGGGAACCTTCTACATTTTTAAGAGAATTATTGGACGAAGATAAGTTAGCGTGTAAAGCAAATTTACTAACGAGATTTTTCGATGTCGATGAGTTAAGTAATCCATTAGAGCAAGCAATCTATGTGCAAGTACATAATCCACTCGTTAGAGAAGTGGCTGTTCGTTCATAA
- a CDS encoding IucA/IucC family protein: MRVDMYHTKVLKALESEDYISVRRRVLRQLVESLIYEGIITPVRIEKEEQILFIIQGHDEEDKSVTYKCYGRERMTFGRISLDSLIVRVQDEQQEIQSVSQFLEEVFRVTSVEQAKLDSFMHELEQTIFKDTIAQYERNNKREYTQKSYDEFESQLIDGHPYHPSYKARVGFQYRDNFQYGYEFMQPIKLIWIAAHKNYAAVGYENEVMYNNLLKEEIGDRKLEEFMERIRNKGCNPKQYVFIPVHPWQWENFIISNYADHIQGKFIIYLGTSEDDYCAQQSMRTLRNITSPKKPYVKLSMNLLNTSTLRTLKPYSVVSAPVISNWLNDVVSNDAYLMDEARLILLSEFSSVTYDTNKKAIYGSLGCIWRESVHKYLDAQEDAIPFNGLYAKEKDGTPIIDAWLNKYGMKDWLQLLIQKAIIPVIHLVVEHGIALESHGQNMILVHKEGVPVRIALKDFHEGLEFYRPYLKEVDKCPDFTKMHKTYANGKMNDFFEMDGIECLQEMVLDALFLFNLGELAFVLADEYGLKEEHFWMMVVEEIENHLRIYPHLKGRFENIQLYAPTFYAEQLTKRRLYMDVESLVHEVPNPLYRVRQLMKQKSAVTGGNYANH, translated from the coding sequence ATGAGAGTGGACATGTATCATACGAAAGTATTGAAGGCGCTCGAATCAGAAGATTACATTTCAGTACGAAGAAGAGTGCTACGTCAATTAGTAGAATCGTTAATTTATGAGGGGATTATTACACCGGTTCGCATAGAAAAAGAAGAACAAATTCTTTTTATAATACAAGGACATGATGAAGAAGACAAAAGTGTCACGTACAAATGCTATGGCAGGGAACGGATGACATTTGGACGTATTTCGTTAGACTCATTAATAGTAAGAGTCCAAGATGAACAGCAAGAAATACAATCTGTCTCGCAATTTCTAGAAGAAGTTTTTCGGGTTACTAGTGTAGAACAAGCTAAATTAGATTCTTTTATGCACGAATTAGAACAAACAATATTTAAAGACACGATTGCACAATATGAAAGAAATAATAAGAGAGAATACACTCAAAAATCTTACGATGAGTTTGAAAGTCAATTAATAGACGGCCATCCATATCACCCTAGTTATAAAGCACGTGTTGGATTTCAATATCGTGACAATTTTCAATATGGTTATGAATTTATGCAGCCAATAAAACTCATATGGATTGCAGCGCATAAGAATTATGCGGCTGTAGGTTATGAGAATGAAGTGATGTATAACAACCTTTTAAAAGAGGAGATTGGCGATCGTAAATTAGAAGAGTTTATGGAACGAATTCGTAATAAGGGATGTAATCCAAAACAGTACGTGTTTATACCTGTTCACCCATGGCAGTGGGAGAATTTCATCATTTCAAATTATGCGGATCATATACAGGGTAAATTTATTATTTATTTAGGAACATCAGAGGACGATTATTGCGCGCAACAGTCAATGAGAACGTTAAGAAATATTACTAGTCCAAAGAAACCGTACGTTAAGTTATCGATGAATTTACTCAACACTTCAACACTTCGTACGCTGAAACCATACTCTGTTGTGAGTGCACCAGTAATATCAAATTGGTTAAATGATGTTGTAAGTAATGACGCCTATTTAATGGATGAAGCACGTTTAATCTTGTTAAGTGAGTTTTCAAGTGTAACGTATGACACGAATAAGAAAGCTATATATGGTTCATTAGGATGTATTTGGCGCGAAAGCGTTCATAAGTATTTAGATGCACAAGAGGATGCAATTCCTTTTAATGGTTTATACGCTAAAGAGAAAGATGGTACACCAATTATTGATGCGTGGTTGAATAAATATGGAATGAAGGATTGGCTACAATTACTTATTCAAAAAGCGATAATACCAGTTATACATCTTGTTGTAGAGCATGGCATCGCACTGGAATCACATGGACAAAATATGATTCTAGTTCATAAAGAAGGGGTGCCTGTTCGTATTGCGTTAAAGGATTTTCATGAAGGGCTTGAGTTTTATCGTCCATATTTGAAAGAAGTTGACAAATGTCCCGACTTTACTAAAATGCATAAAACATATGCGAATGGAAAAATGAATGATTTCTTTGAAATGGATGGCATTGAATGTTTGCAAGAGATGGTGTTAGATGCACTATTCCTGTTTAATTTAGGAGAATTAGCATTCGTACTTGCGGATGAATATGGATTGAAAGAAGAACATTTTTGGATGATGGTTGTTGAAGAAATTGAAAATCATTTAAGAATATATCCACATTTGAAAGGTAGATTTGAAAATATTCAATTATATGCACCTACATTCTATGCTGAACAATTAACGAAACGTCGATTATATATGGATGTGGAATCGCTTGTTCATGAAGTTCCAAATCCATTGTATAGAGTAAGACAACTTATGAAACAAAAATCAGCTGTTACAGGGGGAAATTATGCTAATCATTAA
- a CDS encoding AMP-binding protein, with amino-acid sequence MLIINKQEYSKSDFELRLQVYEEMEQFQEAEGNRFALCLKDPFDIITLVFFLKEKKSSVLLIHEDTPNETAIEMAKRANCVGVLYGEYGDFTKLEVENFLLEEPSLLQYSSGTTGEPKLIRRAWTEVDTEITAYNEALNCEVDEVPIVMAPVSHSYGLICGTLSAITRGSKPVIITNKNPKFALNIVRNTEKHIIYAVPLMLHIMGSFPLGTFQFHKIMTSGSPLPEALFYKLKKMTTYMMQQYGCSEAGCISICHDMKSHLDLGNPLPHASISIGSDENAPEEIVVKMNDKEIFTKDLGYKSERGIHFMGRMDDVINVSGLKVFPIEVEETMLRLEGVQEAIVYRGKHPVMGEIVKAKVISHVDPVQIREWCIRHLPSYKVPHEIESVNEIPKNKTGKVSRKLLEMGEVTT; translated from the coding sequence ATGCTAATCATTAATAAACAAGAGTATAGCAAAAGTGATTTTGAATTGAGATTACAAGTTTATGAGGAAATGGAACAATTTCAAGAAGCAGAAGGAAATAGATTTGCACTTTGTCTGAAAGATCCATTCGATATTATTACGCTTGTGTTTTTCTTAAAAGAAAAGAAATCATCAGTATTACTTATACATGAAGATACGCCAAACGAAACGGCTATTGAAATGGCAAAGCGTGCAAATTGTGTAGGAGTTTTATATGGAGAATATGGCGATTTTACAAAATTAGAAGTAGAGAACTTTTTACTAGAAGAGCCTTCTTTATTGCAATATAGTTCGGGAACTACGGGAGAACCGAAACTGATTCGTAGAGCATGGACGGAAGTTGATACAGAAATTACTGCCTATAATGAAGCTTTAAACTGTGAAGTAGATGAAGTGCCAATCGTTATGGCTCCTGTTTCACATTCATACGGACTAATATGTGGTACGTTATCAGCAATTACGAGGGGGAGCAAGCCTGTAATCATTACGAACAAAAATCCTAAATTCGCATTAAATATAGTTCGCAATACAGAAAAACATATTATATATGCAGTACCACTTATGTTACACATTATGGGGAGTTTTCCATTAGGAACGTTCCAGTTTCATAAAATTATGACATCAGGATCGCCTTTGCCAGAAGCACTATTTTATAAACTAAAAAAAATGACAACATATATGATGCAGCAATACGGTTGTTCTGAAGCAGGTTGTATTAGTATATGTCATGATATGAAGAGCCATTTAGATTTAGGAAACCCTCTACCTCATGCGAGTATAAGCATAGGTTCAGATGAAAATGCACCGGAAGAAATCGTCGTGAAAATGAATGATAAGGAAATTTTCACGAAAGATTTAGGTTATAAATCTGAGCGTGGCATTCATTTTATGGGGCGTATGGACGATGTAATTAATGTTTCAGGATTAAAAGTCTTTCCTATAGAGGTAGAAGAAACGATGCTTCGATTGGAAGGTGTTCAAGAGGCAATTGTATATCGTGGGAAACATCCTGTGATGGGCGAAATAGTTAAAGCGAAAGTGATCTCTCATGTTGATCCAGTACAAATAAGAGAATGGTGTATTCGGCACTTACCTTCTTATAAAGTTCCGCATGAAATTGAAAGTGTAAATGAAATTCCTAAAAATAAAACTGGAAAAGTAAGTAGAAAGTTACTAGAGATGGGAGAGGTTACAACATGA
- the asbD gene encoding petrobactin biosynthesis protein AsbD: MRREALKNAVLKIMIEKMELKNVTHLEETMRLNQDLYIDSVMMLQLIVYIEMDVKLCVPEDEVDPKAFLTVGSLLDFMEELQPLQEVNVNN; this comes from the coding sequence ATGAGACGGGAAGCGTTAAAGAATGCCGTATTAAAAATTATGATAGAAAAAATGGAACTGAAAAATGTAACGCATTTAGAAGAAACGATGCGCTTAAATCAAGATTTATATATAGATTCGGTAATGATGTTACAGCTTATTGTATACATAGAAATGGATGTAAAGTTATGCGTTCCAGAGGATGAGGTAGATCCAAAGGCATTTCTTACTGTAGGATCTTTGCTTGATTTTATGGAGGAGTTACAGCCGTTACAGGAAGTAAATGTGAATAACTAA
- a CDS encoding DUF6005 family protein, which translates to MTSIKVHCLVSCFCEIIKRRSDIDFRPFYFGLWDGDFDITEGGIISYHSENINHDHYLLWFEKLYGIKVNEWYDHAKDKDSNVETFLELVENKPENRYVIVMVDMSLLPERENKFHQKPFPHYLMISKTEKEEEWFMLDPDFRWEGNMEREKVLHSIQDNPFGGGYFIDIEGIGEPTQETVANYFTETFKKNDNELTMELKNLIVKMANEEEGYALSGLVAAVKQIPVLAIRKYSYEHAFAYFRETLQYSEQEFDYWCDRVEDIVQGFTNVQYRAIKMAMTNNKGMLVSIIEKLDEMNAIELQIKKELERQFLSWKGMKTNQSVATL; encoded by the coding sequence ATGACTTCAATTAAAGTGCACTGTTTAGTGAGTTGTTTTTGTGAAATTATAAAAAGGCGTAGCGACATTGATTTTCGTCCATTTTATTTTGGACTATGGGATGGAGATTTTGATATAACAGAAGGCGGAATTATTTCATATCACTCTGAAAACATTAACCATGATCATTATTTACTTTGGTTTGAAAAATTGTACGGTATTAAAGTAAACGAATGGTATGATCATGCAAAAGATAAAGATAGCAATGTAGAAACGTTTTTAGAATTAGTAGAAAACAAGCCGGAAAATCGTTATGTCATTGTAATGGTTGATATGTCTCTATTACCAGAGAGGGAAAATAAATTTCATCAAAAACCGTTTCCACATTATTTAATGATATCAAAAACAGAGAAAGAAGAAGAGTGGTTCATGCTAGATCCTGATTTTCGTTGGGAAGGAAATATGGAAAGAGAAAAAGTACTTCACTCTATTCAAGATAACCCATTTGGTGGAGGTTATTTCATTGATATAGAAGGAATTGGGGAGCCAACGCAAGAAACAGTAGCTAATTATTTCACAGAAACATTCAAAAAGAACGACAATGAACTGACTATGGAACTGAAAAATTTAATTGTAAAAATGGCAAATGAGGAAGAAGGATATGCGCTTTCTGGACTTGTAGCAGCAGTAAAACAAATACCAGTACTTGCAATTCGTAAATATAGTTATGAGCATGCCTTTGCATACTTCCGTGAAACGTTGCAATATTCGGAGCAAGAATTTGATTATTGGTGTGATCGGGTAGAGGATATTGTACAAGGATTTACAAATGTACAGTATCGTGCAATTAAAATGGCAATGACGAATAATAAAGGTATGCTAGTATCGATTATTGAAAAACTGGATGAAATGAATGCAATTGAACTGCAAATTAAGAAGGAATTAGAGAGACAGTTTCTATCATGGAAAGGTATGAAAACAAATCAATCTGTCGCAACTCTTTAA
- a CDS encoding sugar phosphate isomerase/epimerase family protein: MKYSLCTISFRHQLISFTDIVQFAYENGFEGIELWGTHAQNLYMQERETTERELNFLKDKNLEITMISDYLDISLSADFEKTIEKSGQLVVLANWFNTNKIRTFAGQKGSNDFSEQERKEYVKRIRKICDVFAQHNMYVLLETHPNTLTDTLPSTIELLEEVNHPNLKINLDFLHIWESGADPIDSFQRLKPWTLHYHFKNISSADYLHVFEPNNVYAAAGSRIGMVPLFEGIVNYDEIIQEVRGTDLFASLEWFGHNSKEILKEEMKVLINRKLEVVTS, encoded by the coding sequence ATGAAATATTCGCTATGTACCATTTCATTTCGTCATCAATTAATTTCATTTACTGATATTGTTCAATTTGCATATGAAAACGGTTTTGAAGGAATTGAATTATGGGGGACGCATGCACAAAATTTGTACATGCAAGAACGTGAAACGACAGAACGAGAATTGAATTTTCTAAAGGATAAAAACTTAGAAATTACGATGATAAGTGATTACTTAGATATATCATTATCAGCAGATTTTGAAAAAACGATAGAGAAAAGTGGACAACTTGTAGTACTAGCTAATTGGTTTAATACGAATAAAATTCGCACGTTTGCTGGGCAAAAAGGGAGCAATGACTTCTCGGAACAAGAGAGAAAAGAGTATGTGAAGCGAATACGTAAGATTTGTGATGTGTTTGCTCAGCACAATATGTATGTGCTGTTAGAAACACATCCCAATACACTAACGGACACATTGCCTTCTACTATAGAACTATTAGAAGAAGTAAATCATCCGAATTTAAAAATAAATCTTGATTTTCTTCATATATGGGAGTCTGGCGCAGATCCAATAGACAGTTTCCAGCGATTAAAGCCGTGGACACTACATTACCATTTTAAGAATATATCTTCAGCGGATTATTTGCATGTGTTTGAACCTAATAATGTATATGCTGCAGCAGGAAGTCGTATTGGTATGGTTCCGTTATTTGAAGGTATTGTAAATTATGATGAGATTATTCAGGAAGTGAGAGGTACGGATCTTTTTGCTTCCTTAGAATGGTTTGGACATAATTCAAAAGAGATATTAAAAGAAGAAATGAAAGTATTAATAAATAGAAAATTAGAAGTAGTAACTTCGTAA
- a CDS encoding alpha/beta-type small acid-soluble spore protein, whose protein sequence is MARNRNSNQLASHGAQAALDQMKYEIAQEFGVQLGADTSSRANGSVGGEITKRLVAMAEQQLGGGYTR, encoded by the coding sequence ATGGCTAGAAATCGTAATTCTAATCAATTAGCATCACATGGAGCACAAGCAGCTTTAGATCAAATGAAGTATGAAATTGCACAAGAGTTCGGTGTACAACTTGGAGCTGATACTTCTTCACGTGCAAACGGTTCTGTAGGCGGTGAAATCACAAAACGCCTAGTAGCGATGGCAGAACAACAGCTTGGTGGCGGATATACTCGCTAA
- a CDS encoding MFS transporter codes for MLKKENCCLIALASVPLVMTLGNSMLIPILPTIEKKLHISSFQVSMIITIYSIVAILLIPIAGYLSDRWGRKMVMVPSLLIAAIGGAITGWVSWKVDNPYTWILIGRAIQGIGAAGAMPVVIPCVGDLYKDEKQVSTGLGIIETSNTFGKVLSPILGSALAAIVWFLPFWAIPVLCVISIVLLLVLVKAKKQEGEVPPLKEFIKSILSTFREKGRWLIAIFALGAIIMLILFGILFYLSTILESKYDIHGIWKGCVLAIPLLVLSLSSYMAGKKIGDNQNVMKKCIYIGFLMAAASVIIPLFIKGIYLLLLCLVIMGIGIGMALPCLDALITQGIEKEQRGTVTSFYSSMRFIGVAAGPPLYSFFMKGADHEVFYLTSIFAAIGAVIAIIWIKPAKDAKKVKQKPEPTS; via the coding sequence ATGTTAAAAAAAGAAAACTGTTGTTTAATTGCGCTTGCATCAGTTCCACTTGTCATGACATTAGGGAATTCAATGCTCATTCCAATCTTGCCGACAATTGAAAAGAAATTACATATTTCATCGTTTCAAGTATCCATGATTATTACAATTTACTCTATCGTAGCCATTTTACTTATACCGATTGCTGGTTATTTATCAGATAGATGGGGACGAAAGATGGTAATGGTTCCGAGTTTGCTGATTGCGGCTATAGGAGGAGCGATAACTGGTTGGGTATCTTGGAAAGTTGATAATCCCTACACTTGGATATTAATCGGTAGAGCGATTCAAGGTATTGGTGCTGCTGGTGCAATGCCGGTTGTTATACCGTGTGTTGGTGATTTATACAAAGACGAAAAACAAGTTAGTACAGGCTTGGGAATCATTGAGACATCCAATACATTTGGAAAAGTGCTGAGCCCTATTTTAGGATCTGCTCTTGCTGCCATTGTATGGTTCTTACCATTTTGGGCGATTCCAGTTTTATGTGTCATATCAATTGTTTTGTTACTTGTTCTAGTAAAGGCAAAGAAACAAGAAGGAGAAGTACCACCACTTAAAGAGTTTATAAAATCTATTCTGTCTACGTTTCGAGAAAAAGGAAGATGGTTAATTGCCATTTTTGCATTAGGTGCAATTATTATGCTTATTTTATTCGGAATTCTCTTTTATTTGTCGACTATACTGGAATCAAAGTATGACATTCATGGTATATGGAAAGGGTGTGTGCTTGCTATCCCGTTACTTGTACTGTCACTTAGTTCATATATGGCCGGTAAAAAAATTGGAGATAATCAAAATGTTATGAAGAAGTGTATTTATATTGGTTTTTTAATGGCAGCTGCATCAGTCATCATTCCTTTATTTATAAAAGGGATTTATTTACTACTTCTTTGTCTCGTTATTATGGGGATAGGAATTGGTATGGCACTCCCATGTTTAGATGCCCTCATTACACAAGGAATTGAAAAGGAGCAAAGGGGAACGGTTACGTCATTTTATAGTTCAATGCGATTTATCGGTGTAGCAGCTGGACCACCTTTATATTCTTTTTTCATGAAAGGGGCGGACCATGAAGTGTTTTATTTGACAAGTATTTTCGCTGCCATTGGTGCTGTCATAGCAATCATTTGGATTAAACCAGCAAAAGATGCAAAGAAGGTAAAACAGAAACCGGAACCTACTTCATAA
- a CDS encoding LysE/ArgO family amino acid transporter gives MSEAIIHGIILAFGLIIPLGVQNVFVFNQGASQPNIWRAAPVVLTASICDTLLILIAVQGVSLVLLTFSWLTNSLYIIGFFFLLYMGFVIWRSNPSNDVKQEKSMPLKKQILFAASVSLLNPHAILDTIGVIGTNSIQYIGSEKWAFTLATIIVSWIWFISLALAGKFLKRIDSTGKTILLLNKFSGLIIWGVALYMLKQVIYS, from the coding sequence ATGAGTGAAGCAATTATTCATGGTATCATTCTTGCATTTGGACTTATCATTCCATTAGGTGTACAAAATGTTTTTGTCTTCAACCAAGGTGCGAGCCAACCAAACATTTGGAGGGCAGCACCCGTAGTATTAACTGCCTCTATATGTGATACGTTACTCATATTGATTGCAGTGCAAGGTGTCTCCCTTGTACTCCTTACTTTTTCTTGGCTAACTAACTCGTTATATATAATTGGATTTTTCTTTCTCCTATACATGGGCTTTGTTATTTGGAGAAGTAACCCTTCCAACGATGTAAAACAAGAAAAAAGTATGCCCTTAAAAAAGCAAATTCTTTTCGCAGCATCCGTTTCGTTATTAAATCCACATGCTATTTTAGACACAATCGGTGTAATTGGAACAAATTCTATTCAATACATAGGAAGTGAAAAATGGGCTTTCACACTTGCAACTATTATCGTTTCTTGGATTTGGTTTATAAGCTTAGCTTTAGCGGGGAAATTTCTAAAAAGAATAGACTCAACCGGAAAGACAATTTTATTATTAAATAAATTTTCTGGTCTCATCATATGGGGTGTCGCGCTTTATATGTTAAAACAAGTTATTTATTCTTAA